In Deltaproteobacteria bacterium, the sequence GGATCGGCAGCTGGTCGAGCGGGATCGGGGCCTCGAGATCGATGTCGGGGAAGTCGATCGCGGTGCCGTAGCCCGCGACTACGCCGAGCGGCTGCCCCTGGGTGGACACACGGAAGATGTAGCCCTGCCCAGAGCCGATGAAGAGGTCGACGCCGTCCGACTCGATCGCGAACAACGTCGCCTGGGTGTGGCTGTCGATCTCCGCGAAGATGCCGCGGCCCTCGAACAGCTCGTCGACCTCGCCGGTCTCGGCGTCGACCGCCCACAGGAAGTCGCCGCTGCTGGTGGTGCCGGTCATGTAGACCTTGCCACCCATGGCCGTGCTCGCGAACGGGGCCGCCTCGCCGTAGTCGAGCAGCGTCGTGACGGTGTGCTCGGCGTCGTCGGCGATGCGCTTGAGCTTGCGGTTGCCGGTGTCGAACACGAACACGTTGCCATCGGCATCGGCGGTGGGTCGCTCGACCGAGTAGAAGCGTGCCTCGAGCCCGGGACCGTCGAGGTCGCCCTTGGCCGCGACGTCCTCCGTGATGTCGAGGTCGATCGTGACCTCCGGGTTGCCAGCGATCGGCTGCGCGGTGCAGTTGCCGAGCGGATCGCTGAGCTCGATCACGCCGTTGCCGCGGCGGTCGGCCACGAACACTCGACCGTCGGGGGTACCCGCGACGCCGGCCCCGATGATGAGCCGGACGTCCTCGCAGGCACCGCTCGGCTGGTACTGGGTCTCGCCTTCGTTCTCGTTGCCGGCGATCCGACGCACCTGGTCACCGTCGACACCCCAGACTTCGTATTGGGTGTCGATCGCGAGCTGCCCACCGAAGTTGGCGAGGTGACGACTGCGCAGCGGCGGGTCGGCACGCAGCCCCTGCCCGTTGGGGTTCCAGCCCTGCAGCTCACCGTCGAAGAAGGGGTTGCCCATGTACAGCGACGCGTCGCTGCAGGTCGCCAGCGGATCGCCGCCGGTGGTACCACCGGTGGTCTCGACGCTGCCGGACTCGCCGCTGTCGGCGACGCTGTCGCTGCCGGACTCACCGCTGCTGCTGGCCTCGGTGGCAGTGCCGGTCGACGACGCGGTCGTCGACGCCGACGCGCTCGCGCTGCCGGACTCACCGGCGCCGTCGTCCTCGCCGAGACCAGGCAGCACGCAGGCCATGCAGGGGAGAAGCGCGAACAAGGGGAGTGTGAATCGTGGGGACACCATCTATCGCAGAGGACCGACGGCCCCCCGCGATTGATCACGCGTCAGCGATCGATTTCCTGCGACTGCCAGGACTCGAGCTCGGCCACCAACTCGGCCGCACGCTCGCCGGCGTCGCGACACACCGTGAGCGCCTCCGCCAGCGCCGCGCGAAGGTGGGCCGGCGGGTGTTCGAGCGCACGCAGGGCCGCAACGCGTCCGTGGCGGACCTCGCAGCGGGCCGCGGGATCACCAAGCTCGACGAAGCGCGAGCGCAGCGCGGCGTCGTATGCCTCGACGGCCGCCGCCGCGTGACCGAGGCGGCGCTGGGCTCCGCCGATGCCGGCCTGCGCGCGGCCGCGGTGGTTGTCGCTGACGTCGTCGGCGGCGTCGCCCAGCAGCGCCGCCGCCTCTTCGAACAACGCGAGAGCGCGCGCGTGCTGGCCCCTGGCCCCGGCGACATCGGCGAGGTTGAGCACGGTCACCGCGATGTCGGGGTGGCCGCTCGGCAGCACCGCACGACGAATCGCGAGCGCCTCCGCCAGGTGGGCCTCTGCGGCGTCATTGTCGTCGAGCAGATAGTCGATCACACCGAGGTTGCTGAGCGCGGTCGCGAGCTCGGGGTGCTGCGGTCCGAGCTTGGCGCGTCGCAGCTCGACCACGCGAGCGGTCGACTCGCGAGCGCCCGCAGCCTCGCCGGCCGCCATGCGACCCGCCGCGAGTCGAAGCAACGAACTCGTGAGCGACGCGTGATCGGGGCCGACCGCCGCCTCGCGCAGCGTCACCGCGCGCTCGCAGTGCGGCAAGCCCTCGGTGTACTCGCCATGCTCGAACGCGATCCCACAGCGGGCGCCGGCGGCGACGAACAATGCTGGCGCGTCCGCACCGTACGCCCGCACCAAGATGCGCTCCCCGCGATCGACGGCGTCCTCGGCGAGCTCGAGTCGCTTGGCCGTGACGTAGACCGAGCCGAGGCTCAGCCACAGCTCGCCCACCAGCGGGTGCTGCTCGCCGACCGCACTCGAGAACAACGCGATCCCGCGCTGGTAGGTCTGCACCGCCGCGTCGAGGTCGCCGCGCTGGAACTCCAGCGTACCGAGTCGATCTTCGATGCGCCCCTCGAACCACTCGCGCGCGTGCTCCTGCCGGTCCAGCAGTCCGCGCGCGTGGCGACTCCACTCGAGGCCCTCGTCGAAGCGGGCCATGCGAGAGCCCACGACCGCGATCGACTCGGTCGCACTGCCCAGCGCGACGTCGATGGCACCGACCGCGAGCGCACCGAAGTACGCCTGCTCGAGCTCGCGTGCGGCACCGGGATAGTCGGCCTCGGCGTAGAGCACCAGCGCCTCGCGCAGGCGCGCCTCGGCCAGCAACGCGGGATCGTCGAGCGCCACCGCGTCGGCCATCGCATGCGCACTGGCATCGCGGGCGCGCGCGAGGTCACCGGCGCTGGTCAGCACCTGCACGTCCGCGAGCCGCTGCGCCAGGGCCTCGGCGGCCGCGGCATCGCGACCATCGAAGCGATCGAGCGCGGCCAGCCGCGCGTCGTCGCTGCACTCGTCGGGGCCGGGCAACTCGAACACCGCCCGCGGTGCGCGCTCGACGATGCTCCGATCGGGCACCGCGAGGGCCTCGATCAGCGTGCCCAGGCGGCGGGCCTGGCGATCGAAGCACGCCGCGCGACGGGACCAGTCGCTCCCGTCGATCACGCCGTCGCGCGCGTAGGCCTCGCAGCTGGCCCGTCGCGCGACACGCCAGGTGTCGACCCACGCGTCGAGGTGCGGCCGCATGTGCTCGTACGCCGCCGGTGCGTGGACCAGCCGGCTGGCCGCGAACGCCTCGCCGACGCGCTGGGCCACCGCGGGGCTCCAGCGCGCCGCGATGTCCGCGTCGCCGTCCTCGCACGCACCCAGCCGGCGACCACGCTCGAGTGCCCACGCGCCCACGCCCACGCCGGCGATCGCGATCACGGCCGCGAGCACGCGCCAGCGCCGTCGTCGCGGGCGCGGGTCGTCGCGCAGCGCCGACAGCAACGCGGTCATCGAGGGCCACCGCGCGCTGGGCTCCACCGCGAGCCCGCGGCGCAGCACGGTGTTCAGCCACGTCGGTACCGCGGTCGATGCCGGCGGCGCGGTCACGCGACCGCTGCCGATCACGCGCCGCAAGGTCGCCGCGTCGCGCCCGTCGAACGGGCGCTGACCATAGAGCGCCTCCCACAACGACACGCAGAACGCGAACTGATCGGAGCCGACGTCGGCCGGCAAGCCCGCGTACTGCTCCGGCGCCATGTAGGCCGGCGTGCCGACCAGCTTGCCCGTCGCCGTGATCTGCGTGGTGTCGTCGACGTCGTCGAACGCACCGCCGGACGCGGTGACCGGGGTGTCTCGCGCCTGCGCGAGTCCGAAGTCGAGCACCCGCACGCGGCCATCGTCACCGACCAGCGCGTTGTCGGGCTTGAAGTCGCGATGCACCAACCCCGCCGCGTGGGCGGCCGCGAGCCCCTCGCCGGCCTGCAGGTACGCCGCGAGCACCTCGGACCAGCTGCGCGTGCGCGTGGTGACGTGCTCGCGCAGGGTGCAGCCAGCGACCAGCTCCATCGCGATGAACACCCGATCGCCGTGGACCCCGGCATCGAACACCGCGACCACGTTGGGGTGGGCCAGTCGCGCCATCGCGCGGGCCTCGCGAACCAACCGCTGCTGCGCCTCGCGCCCGCGCGGGCCGTCGAAGCCACGCACGAGCTTGATGGCGATGCGTCGCTCGAGCTCGGCGTCGAGCGCGACATAGACGACGCCCATGCCGCCAGCGCCGAGCTTCTCGAGCACCAGGTAGCGATCGATGCGCACCTCGGGTGGCGACTCGTCGAGCAGGCGCGAGCGCACGGCGCGATGCATGCGCCCGCCGTCGAGCGACGTCTGCTGGTGTGCCGCATCGCCCAGTCGCTCGAGCCGCTGCTGCAGCGGCCCCTCGGCGTCCGGCCGCGCGGCCGCGTCGGACCGGGGATCGTAGCGCTCGGTGGGGACATGGGTTCGCACGGGGGTCCAGCGGATCCGCGCCCATGGCCGCGGGCGGGCCTGCATCATAAGACCGACGGGGGCCGCCGTTGATCACGGGAGATGCCGGCGGGGCATCCCCGCACGGGCGGCGGCGTCGCAGACGCGCTATCCTGCGGCCGGTGCAGACCGACGCGGAGCTGCTGGTGGCCTGGCAGGCGGGCGACCGCGACGCCGGCGGTGCGCTCATCGACCGCTACTTCGAGCCGCTACGGCGGTTCTTCCAGAACAAGATCGCCACCGGCGTCGAGGACCTGATCCAGCAGACCTTCCTGGTCTGCGTGCAGCAACGCGACCGCATCCGCGATCCCGAGGCCTTCCGCGGCTATCTGTTCGCGGCCGCGCGCTCGAAGCTCTACGACCAGATCGGCAAGCGCCTGCGTTCGCCGGTGGCACCCGACTTCATGGTCTCCTCGGTGGTCGACCTCGGCGTGTCCCCGAGCGAGGTGATCGCGGAGCACGAAGATCAGCGGCTGCTGATCCGTGCCCTCCGCACCCTGCCGCTCGAGCTGCAGATCGCGCTCGAGCTCTACTACGTCGAGCGCGTGCGCGGCCGCGACCTCGAGGTCGCGCTCGAGCTGCCCGCGGGCACCGTGCGCAGCCGCCTTCGACGCGCCATCGAGCAGCTGCGCCGCAGCCTCGCCGAGCTCTCGAGCTCGCCCGAGGCCCTGCGCGAGACCACCGACAACATCGACCGCTGGGCCGCCGAGCTCGCCAGCGGGGAGTAGCCGGGCTCGCCGCGCGTGGAGTTGCTACACTCGAACGACGACGATGAACGGCTTGATGAGTTTGATCGTGCTGGCGAGCGCGGCGTGGATGGCCGTCGACGCCGCGCAGCTGGGCTACGACAAGCGCGACGTTCGTGGCCTCGCGGCGATGAGCCCCGCGGGGTGGTTCATCTGCGGCTTGCTATTGTGGATCGTCGCGTTTCCGCTGTACCTCGTGAAGCGTGGCGAGCTGAGGGAGGCCGGCGAGCGTCGCCGACTCGCGCCCAACGCCCAGGCGGGCATGCTGCCGCCGGGCTCCGTCGTCGGGCAGCCACCGTATCCGCAGCCGCCCTATCCGCAGCAGCCGTATCCGCAGCCGCCGTACTACCCGCCCCAGCCGTATCCACCGCAGGCCTATCCGCCGCAGCAGCCCTACCCTTCGCAGCAGCCCTATCCGGCCCAGGCTCCGCCGTCGCAGCCGGCGGCCGCCGAGACGCCGCTCGGCACCGACGAGGTCGCGGAGTGGATCGTGCGCCTCGGGCAGATGCGTGACGCCGGCCTGCTCACGGACGCGGAGTTCGAGCAACAGAAGGCCCGCGTGCTCGCACGCCTGGCCTGAGCTACCAGTACACCGTCGCTGCGAAGCGGGCCATCGTCGGCGGCCCCGCCACGAACTGAATCGCCGGCACCTGGCTGGCGCGCTGGCTGCGATCCCACCACGACGCGAAGTTGTACTCGCCTTCGCGCCACTTGGTCGCATAGACGTTGTCGATCGAGATGTCGAGCTGCATCCACTTGATGCGGTACCCGACCGACACATCCATGACCGTGGTCGCGCCCGCCTTGGCGCCGTAGGTCAGCGGGCGTGGGCCGAGCACGAACCACCGCAGCCCCGCGCGGAAGCCCTTGGGATGGTTGAGCGCGCCCTGGATCTGCACGAACAGCGGCGGCGCGCCAGGGATCGGCGCCTTCGAGTCGACGAAGCGGGCCTGCACCGCGGTGAGGTCGATGCCGAGGTCGAGCCAGCGCGTGGGGTGGATCTGCACATCGGCTTCGAGTCCGAGCCTGCGCGTCGAGTTGAGCTCGACGTTGAAGCCCGAGACGTGATCGAAGATGCTCTCCCGCGCGATCCAGATGCCGAACGCCGATGCGCCGACGTCGAACAGCTCGCTCGGCTGCACGCGGCTGCCGAGCTCGACGTTCTCGGTGGTCGTCATGCCGGGCTTACCGCCGGCGTAGGCCGAGAGGTCGACGTTCTCGGGCGCCGTCGTCGGCAGCGTGAACGCGCGCGCCTCGGGCGTGCGGAACCCCCGACCATAGGCCGCGAACGCCTGCCAGCGCGGCAGGATCGTCACCCGGGTCGCGAGTCGCGGTGACAGCTGCACCAGCGTGCCCGAGGCGCGCGGCGTGCCAGCCGGGGCCAGGCGATCGTGCACGTGGGCGTCGAACGCGTCGAAGCGCAGCCCGCCGTCCAGCAGCCAGCCGCGACGCGGCGTGAGCCGCAGGCCGGGTGCGATGCCGAAGCTCTGCTGCAGGATCCCGAGGTCGCGCGAGCTCGACCACGGATGGCCGTCGGCGAGCAGCTCGTCTTGGCGCTGGTCGATCGCATCGCCGCGCCAAGAGCCGACCACGCGCAGCGCTGCGCGATCGCTCAGCTGTCGCTCGTAGTCGAGCGCGACGCCGATCGCCGCGTTGTCCTGGTGCTGCGC encodes:
- a CDS encoding serine/threonine protein kinase translates to MRTHVPTERYDPRSDAAARPDAEGPLQQRLERLGDAAHQQTSLDGGRMHRAVRSRLLDESPPEVRIDRYLVLEKLGAGGMGVVYVALDAELERRIAIKLVRGFDGPRGREAQQRLVREARAMARLAHPNVVAVFDAGVHGDRVFIAMELVAGCTLREHVTTRTRSWSEVLAAYLQAGEGLAAAHAAGLVHRDFKPDNALVGDDGRVRVLDFGLAQARDTPVTASGGAFDDVDDTTQITATGKLVGTPAYMAPEQYAGLPADVGSDQFAFCVSLWEALYGQRPFDGRDAATLRRVIGSGRVTAPPASTAVPTWLNTVLRRGLAVEPSARWPSMTALLSALRDDPRPRRRRWRVLAAVIAIAGVGVGAWALERGRRLGACEDGDADIAARWSPAVAQRVGEAFAASRLVHAPAAYEHMRPHLDAWVDTWRVARRASCEAYARDGVIDGSDWSRRAACFDRQARRLGTLIEALAVPDRSIVERAPRAVFELPGPDECSDDARLAALDRFDGRDAAAAEALAQRLADVQVLTSAGDLARARDASAHAMADAVALDDPALLAEARLREALVLYAEADYPGAARELEQAYFGALAVGAIDVALGSATESIAVVGSRMARFDEGLEWSRHARGLLDRQEHAREWFEGRIEDRLGTLEFQRGDLDAAVQTYQRGIALFSSAVGEQHPLVGELWLSLGSVYVTAKRLELAEDAVDRGERILVRAYGADAPALFVAAGARCGIAFEHGEYTEGLPHCERAVTLREAAVGPDHASLTSSLLRLAAGRMAAGEAAGARESTARVVELRRAKLGPQHPELATALSNLGVIDYLLDDNDAAEAHLAEALAIRRAVLPSGHPDIAVTVLNLADVAGARGQHARALALFEEAAALLGDAADDVSDNHRGRAQAGIGGAQRRLGHAAAAVEAYDAALRSRFVELGDPAARCEVRHGRVAALRALEHPPAHLRAALAEALTVCRDAGERAAELVAELESWQSQEIDR
- a CDS encoding sigma-70 family RNA polymerase sigma factor, producing the protein MQTDAELLVAWQAGDRDAGGALIDRYFEPLRRFFQNKIATGVEDLIQQTFLVCVQQRDRIRDPEAFRGYLFAAARSKLYDQIGKRLRSPVAPDFMVSSVVDLGVSPSEVIAEHEDQRLLIRALRTLPLELQIALELYYVERVRGRDLEVALELPAGTVRSRLRRAIEQLRRSLAELSSSPEALRETTDNIDRWAAELASGE
- a CDS encoding SHOCT domain-containing protein — its product is MLPPGSVVGQPPYPQPPYPQQPYPQPPYYPPQPYPPQAYPPQQPYPSQQPYPAQAPPSQPAAAETPLGTDEVAEWIVRLGQMRDAGLLTDAEFEQQKARVLARLA
- a CDS encoding TonB-dependent receptor — protein: MTARLASASPFAVVHPVEPPVDDVGDGSARVVKVRTRSDGLTASGRRIGSDQIQTAPKRSAEDLLRMVPGLLIVQHGNQGKGYQFYVRGFDAVHGSDIEFELGDVPINEPSNVHAHGYLDLAWIIPETVKQIDAHKGAFRLEQGNFATAASIRYELAVPEKLRGTRMSYEVGTTNRHRVAFVHAPRGRAQETFLAGEVMTDAGYGANRKADRLSAMAQLRLWQRDGFAVDALATAYQGRFGLPGTVRLDDVKTGRENFYGSYVTGQGGVSQRSIASLRLSGAKDDHRVSLTLWGQARRLRLDENYTGWLVDPVHGDRHAQHQDNAAIGVALDYERQLSDRAALRVVGSWRGDAIDQRQDELLADGHPWSSSRDLGILQQSFGIAPGLRLTPRRGWLLDGGLRFDAFDAHVHDRLAPAGTPRASGTLVQLSPRLATRVTILPRWQAFAAYGRGFRTPEARAFTLPTTAPENVDLSAYAGGKPGMTTTENVELGSRVQPSELFDVGASAFGIWIARESIFDHVSGFNVELNSTRRLGLEADVQIHPTRWLDLGIDLTAVQARFVDSKAPIPGAPPLFVQIQGALNHPKGFRAGLRWFVLGPRPLTYGAKAGATTVMDVSVGYRIKWMQLDISIDNVYATKWREGEYNFASWWDRSQRASQVPAIQFVAGPPTMARFAATVYW